A stretch of Oreochromis aureus strain Israel breed Guangdong linkage group 11, ZZ_aureus, whole genome shotgun sequence DNA encodes these proteins:
- the LOC116331556 gene encoding ETS1-related protein isoform X2: protein MYWDTSTKAGDRNADSKVKMEVCQSGYYTEDFRTQEVPAGFDFASYDSKAPGQQQQQQQYAADSSYPEPPKASHPYDTKVSDAALFSLDVYQEFNWWASYPQDGLAVDQSQTGYQESPQTYQNLVSQTGQFSPAVEGSHSPFLTGTGSNSVQSETDQSYSDAQRQSSCFWSEYQSPNFAAPPSHPSMASCPSNPGLQSSEQYCPRVVKRKNAPPHRLDREGQMTGMSAYPGSGPIQLWQFLLELLLDSACRTFISWTGDGWEFKMSDPTEVAKRWGQCKNKPKMNYEKLSRGLRYYYHKNIIHKTAGKRYVYRFVCDMQGMLGKSAQEVLSSMNVLPTNTESWQCSGVSTASDHSSETWVSQ, encoded by the exons ATGTACTGGGACACTTCGACCAAAGCAGGAGACAGAAACGCCGACTCCAAAGTAAAG ATGGAGGTTTGCCAGAGCGGATACTACACAGAAGACTTCAGGACGCAGGAAGTGCCAGCTGGTTTCGACTTTGCATCTTATG ACAGTAAAGCGCccggacagcagcagcagcagcagcagtacgCGGCAGACAGCAGCTACCCGGAGCCGCCAAAAGCTTCCCATCCTTATGACACcaaag TAAGTGACGCTGCCCTCTTCAGCCTGGATGTATACCAGGAGTTCAACTGGTGGGCCTCGTATCCACAAG ATGGACTGGCAGTGGACCAGTCACAAACTGGATACCAGGAGTCTCCTCAGACATACCAGAACTTGGTGTCCCAGACCGGACAGTTCAGCCCTGCCGTGGAAGGCAGCCACAGCCCCTTCCTCACAGGAACGGGATCAAACTCAGTACAAA GCGAAACAGATCAGAGCTACTCAGATGCACAGAGACAGTCCTCGTGCTTTTGGTCTGAATATCAGTCCCCCAACTTCGCTGCCCCTCCATCACACCCATCTATGGCCTCATGTCCCTCAAACCCCGGCCTCCAGTCCTCAGAGCAGTACTGCCCCCGTGTGGTGAAACGAAAAAACGCCCCTCCACACAGGCTGGACAGGGAGGGGCAGATGACAGGAATGTCGGCTTATCCAG GTTCTGGTCCAATCCAGCTGTGGCAATTTTTACTGGAGCTTCTGCTGGACTCTGCCTGCCGCACTTTCATCTCCTGGACTGGAGACGGATGGGAGTTCAAGATGTCTGACCCCACAGAG GTGGCGAAGCGCTGGGGTCAGTGCAAGAACAAACCAAAGATGAACTACGAGAAGCTGAGCCGTGGCCTGCGTTACTACTACCACAAAAACATCATCCATAAGACGGCGGGCAAGCGCTACGTCTACCGCTTCGTCTGTGACATGCAGGGCATGCTGGGAAAGTCGGCACAGGAGGTCCTGAGCAGTATGAACGTTTTACCCACAAACACAGAGTCCTGGCAGTGCTCTGGGGTATCGACAGCCTCTGACCACAGCAGTGAAACGTGGGTTTCACAGTAG
- the LOC116331556 gene encoding ETS1-related protein isoform X1 has translation MYWDTSTKAGDRNADSKVKMEVCQSGYYTEDFRTQEVPAGFDFASYDYPGEDLSFLLDSKAPGQQQQQQQYAADSSYPEPPKASHPYDTKVSDAALFSLDVYQEFNWWASYPQDGLAVDQSQTGYQESPQTYQNLVSQTGQFSPAVEGSHSPFLTGTGSNSVQSETDQSYSDAQRQSSCFWSEYQSPNFAAPPSHPSMASCPSNPGLQSSEQYCPRVVKRKNAPPHRLDREGQMTGMSAYPGSGPIQLWQFLLELLLDSACRTFISWTGDGWEFKMSDPTEVAKRWGQCKNKPKMNYEKLSRGLRYYYHKNIIHKTAGKRYVYRFVCDMQGMLGKSAQEVLSSMNVLPTNTESWQCSGVSTASDHSSETWVSQ, from the exons ATGTACTGGGACACTTCGACCAAAGCAGGAGACAGAAACGCCGACTCCAAAGTAAAG ATGGAGGTTTGCCAGAGCGGATACTACACAGAAGACTTCAGGACGCAGGAAGTGCCAGCTGGTTTCGACTTTGCATCTTATG ACTACCCTGGTGAAGACCTGTCTTTTCTGTTAGACAGTAAAGCGCccggacagcagcagcagcagcagcagtacgCGGCAGACAGCAGCTACCCGGAGCCGCCAAAAGCTTCCCATCCTTATGACACcaaag TAAGTGACGCTGCCCTCTTCAGCCTGGATGTATACCAGGAGTTCAACTGGTGGGCCTCGTATCCACAAG ATGGACTGGCAGTGGACCAGTCACAAACTGGATACCAGGAGTCTCCTCAGACATACCAGAACTTGGTGTCCCAGACCGGACAGTTCAGCCCTGCCGTGGAAGGCAGCCACAGCCCCTTCCTCACAGGAACGGGATCAAACTCAGTACAAA GCGAAACAGATCAGAGCTACTCAGATGCACAGAGACAGTCCTCGTGCTTTTGGTCTGAATATCAGTCCCCCAACTTCGCTGCCCCTCCATCACACCCATCTATGGCCTCATGTCCCTCAAACCCCGGCCTCCAGTCCTCAGAGCAGTACTGCCCCCGTGTGGTGAAACGAAAAAACGCCCCTCCACACAGGCTGGACAGGGAGGGGCAGATGACAGGAATGTCGGCTTATCCAG GTTCTGGTCCAATCCAGCTGTGGCAATTTTTACTGGAGCTTCTGCTGGACTCTGCCTGCCGCACTTTCATCTCCTGGACTGGAGACGGATGGGAGTTCAAGATGTCTGACCCCACAGAG GTGGCGAAGCGCTGGGGTCAGTGCAAGAACAAACCAAAGATGAACTACGAGAAGCTGAGCCGTGGCCTGCGTTACTACTACCACAAAAACATCATCCATAAGACGGCGGGCAAGCGCTACGTCTACCGCTTCGTCTGTGACATGCAGGGCATGCTGGGAAAGTCGGCACAGGAGGTCCTGAGCAGTATGAACGTTTTACCCACAAACACAGAGTCCTGGCAGTGCTCTGGGGTATCGACAGCCTCTGACCACAGCAGTGAAACGTGGGTTTCACAGTAG